A window of Fictibacillus halophilus contains these coding sequences:
- a CDS encoding HAD family hydrolase, translating to MQSEKTAFFFDLDNTLFDYEASFKKASLFAFRSIVSSDEINMNVEGKWFSCYKTFCDFYWQAYEKGWINRKEYQRNRLLSSLRAIGLRNFSNQEIERYQQLFEENVHLFVQPYSWVRDIFELLNRYEITHGIISNGEAAVQRNKIKHLQLAIPEEHIYISSEIKVAKPSPEIFHLVKRNTDGSDFYYIGDSYSLDMVPAIHALWTAIWWNPLKHSVTNDKRPHHTCYSSRALIEVITRYIESAGCSLH from the coding sequence ATGCAATCGGAAAAAACAGCATTCTTCTTCGATCTAGACAATACGCTGTTTGATTATGAAGCCTCCTTTAAGAAGGCTTCTTTATTTGCATTTCGTTCCATCGTCTCTTCAGATGAGATAAATATGAATGTAGAAGGTAAATGGTTTTCTTGCTATAAAACGTTTTGTGATTTTTATTGGCAGGCTTATGAAAAAGGATGGATCAACCGAAAAGAATATCAAAGGAACCGCCTATTATCTTCATTACGCGCAATAGGACTAAGAAATTTTAGTAACCAAGAAATCGAGAGGTATCAACAGCTTTTTGAAGAGAATGTACATCTATTTGTGCAACCCTACTCATGGGTAAGAGATATCTTTGAGTTGCTAAATCGATATGAAATTACGCACGGTATCATCTCCAATGGAGAGGCTGCCGTTCAGAGAAACAAGATAAAACATCTACAACTAGCTATTCCTGAGGAACATATATATATTTCATCGGAAATAAAAGTGGCTAAGCCTAGTCCGGAGATCTTCCATCTTGTAAAAAGGAATACAGATGGTAGTGACTTTTACTATATTGGTGATTCTTATTCTTTAGATATGGTTCCAGCGATCCATGCTCTTTGGACAGCTATATGGTGGAATCCGTTGAAGCATTCTGTAACGAATGACAAACGTCCTCATCATACCTGTTACTCTAGCCGTGCATTAATAGAAGTCATCACGAGATATATTGAATCAGCTGGATGTTCTCTCCATTAG
- the mobA gene encoding molybdenum cofactor guanylyltransferase, which yields MDHNLSVIGVVLAGGESRRFGSPKLFAKWGHTTFFEKAMNAIAPHSDELVAVVREEWMEKLEQDHSHAAELISDVEAFRGKGPLAGIYSAMLKKKGDYYLITPCDMPRMSSHMYGTWIERAIEHPEYDCIVPVLNGKVYPLNGVYKRSCLPELKENLMKDNLKVLSLLDRKRTKYIEVRKEEAHFFENVNTKEDLLNLEDE from the coding sequence ATGGATCATAACTTGAGCGTAATAGGGGTTGTTCTTGCAGGCGGTGAGTCTAGAAGATTTGGAAGTCCAAAATTGTTCGCTAAATGGGGTCATACCACTTTTTTTGAAAAAGCGATGAATGCGATCGCTCCACATTCAGATGAGCTGGTAGCTGTCGTTCGTGAAGAATGGATGGAGAAATTAGAGCAAGACCATTCTCATGCTGCAGAACTAATTTCCGATGTTGAAGCTTTTAGAGGTAAAGGTCCATTAGCCGGCATATACAGTGCGATGCTGAAAAAAAAGGGAGATTATTATTTGATTACCCCTTGTGACATGCCTAGAATGAGCAGCCATATGTATGGAACATGGATAGAACGGGCTATTGAACATCCCGAGTATGACTGCATCGTTCCAGTTTTGAACGGAAAAGTCTATCCGCTTAACGGTGTATACAAGCGATCTTGCCTTCCTGAATTGAAAGAGAACTTAATGAAGGATAACTTAAAGGTTCTTTCATTACTAGACCGTAAACGTACGAAATACATAGAAGTACGAAAAGAAGAGGCTCACTTTTTTGAAAATGTAAATACGAAAGAAGACCTTTTAAATCTAGAGGACGAATAA
- a CDS encoding DUF92 domain-containing protein, translating to MINILVGIALLSILSACFKWLTIAGSLTAFILGVIIYLAFGWQGLIILGLFFITSTFLTKWKKDKKQDQDALNTEEKKGRSAGQVLANGGAALLAAIAHLTVSDPVWLIVFAATFATATADTWASEIGVLSQQRPFHIKEWKKVDPGLSGAVSSLGTVAAATGASLIGFGFYFLYETSFSILLCIAISGFLGNVADTLFGAWFEQKYVCSICKKETESHVHCGVKTIKVFGYSFFTNDLVNFSSTIIGGMIAGGLYTWIIT from the coding sequence ATGATAAACATACTAGTAGGTATCGCTCTTCTTTCCATATTGTCAGCCTGCTTTAAATGGCTCACCATCGCAGGAAGTTTAACAGCGTTTATATTGGGTGTGATTATATATCTTGCCTTTGGTTGGCAAGGTTTGATCATACTCGGTCTGTTCTTCATAACTTCTACATTTTTGACCAAATGGAAAAAAGACAAAAAACAGGATCAAGACGCTTTAAACACCGAAGAGAAAAAGGGAAGGTCGGCCGGGCAAGTGCTTGCCAATGGTGGAGCTGCTCTACTTGCAGCAATTGCTCATCTAACGGTTTCAGATCCTGTATGGCTTATAGTATTCGCTGCTACCTTTGCAACAGCTACAGCAGATACATGGGCTTCAGAGATCGGTGTCCTATCACAGCAAAGACCGTTTCATATAAAAGAATGGAAGAAGGTCGATCCTGGCTTATCAGGTGCAGTATCAAGTCTAGGTACAGTTGCAGCAGCTACCGGAGCATCTTTAATAGGCTTTGGCTTTTATTTTCTCTATGAAACATCATTTAGTATTCTGTTGTGTATTGCGATCTCTGGATTTTTAGGCAATGTAGCAGATACCCTTTTTGGGGCTTGGTTTGAACAAAAGTATGTTTGTTCTATTTGTAAAAAAGAAACAGAAAGTCACGTTCATTGTGGTGTTAAAACAATAAAAGTATTTGGGTATTCCTTTTTTACAAACGATCTTGTGAACTTTTCTTCTACTATTATAGGAGGTATGATTGCGGGAGGTTTATACACATGGATCATAACTTGA
- a CDS encoding 5-formyltetrahydrofolate cyclo-ligase, producing the protein MNKSQWRKELKQLLLSMGKEERKAKSEAISNFLFQTDDWKTANCIGITVSRAFELDTSYIVNQAWSEGKTVGVPKCYSKHKQMEFREIRSYEALENVYMDLYEPKIDVTSCIEPSQMNMIIVPGLVFDRDGYRIGYGGGYFDRYLESYDGSKLSLAYTLQTTDFLPHENYDVPVDQIITEDGRFK; encoded by the coding sequence ATGAATAAATCACAATGGCGAAAAGAGTTAAAACAATTGTTACTCTCAATGGGAAAAGAAGAAAGAAAGGCAAAAAGCGAAGCGATTTCTAATTTCTTATTTCAAACAGACGATTGGAAAACAGCAAATTGTATCGGCATTACTGTCTCGAGAGCTTTTGAGCTCGATACGTCTTACATCGTAAACCAAGCGTGGAGTGAAGGGAAGACTGTCGGAGTCCCTAAGTGCTACTCTAAACACAAACAGATGGAGTTCCGAGAGATACGTTCTTATGAAGCATTAGAAAATGTATACATGGATCTATACGAACCTAAGATTGATGTTACTTCATGCATAGAGCCGTCTCAAATGAACATGATTATCGTCCCAGGACTAGTATTTGATAGAGACGGGTACAGAATCGGTTACGGAGGTGGGTATTTCGATCGCTATTTAGAATCTTATGATGGATCTAAACTTTCACTTGCTTACACCTTGCAGACTACGGATTTTCTTCCACATGAAAACTATGATGTTCCTGTTGATCAGATTATTACGGAAGATGGTCGATTCAAGTAG
- the rpmG gene encoding 50S ribosomal protein L33, with translation MRVNITLACTETGDRNYITTKNKRTNPDRLELKKYSPRLKKYTVHRETK, from the coding sequence ATGCGTGTAAACATTACTTTAGCTTGTACTGAAACTGGTGATCGTAACTACATCACTACAAAAAACAAGCGTACGAATCCAGACCGTTTAGAGCTTAAAAAATACAGCCCACGTTTAAAGAAATACACAGTTCACCGTGAAACAAAGTAA
- a CDS encoding glycoside hydrolase family 15 protein has protein sequence MPRHLVLGNGKLLINLDEYLQIRDIYFPYVGQQNHVQGHVNRLGASINGSFSWLSSKEWVIEPGYHLDSLVTLSYAKNAKEGITLKIEDAVHQRENMFMRRITVLNDSYEEKRIKLFFHQDLSIYENEVGDTAYFDPEKSVIIHYKKNRYFLFTASFDQKGIDQYTTGVKRFLSAEGTWKDAEDGHLHVNPIAQGSVDSTFSVQGIVPPHGKGDVNYALTVGKSREEVFSLYDYLMEIGPSLTLDKIDVYWRRWVNKTKINPCNLSDELLDLYNRSLLIIRTQTNENGYIIAANDSDIQHYNRDHYSYMWPRDGALIAAAVAKAGFHGMVKNFYRRCADVLTKEGYLHHKYNPDGSIGSSWHPMIDKEGSSQLPIQEDETALVLWAFWEHYKATGDIEFAQSLYRSLVRPSARFLLQYMQEELDLPLPSYDLWEERRGIFTFTASSVYGGLMAAYSFATLFGEDDRAERYKKGADRIKAGMEKHLYDESSGRFLRGIYLLDDNAYKKDFTMESSMYALFAFGVYPADDERVVRTMQQMNEELSIKSGVGGIARYTNDYYFQQTHDMTRAPGNPWLICTLWLAKWYVQCAKSLQDLERPHEILRWVHEHSFSTGVLPEQLHPFTGEALSVAPLTWSHATFIDVLKEYTKVYEKLSQNSLAR, from the coding sequence ATGCCAAGACATTTGGTTTTAGGAAACGGAAAATTATTGATTAATTTAGATGAATATTTGCAGATCAGAGACATCTATTTTCCTTACGTCGGTCAGCAAAATCATGTCCAGGGGCATGTTAACCGTCTAGGAGCCAGTATCAATGGCTCCTTTTCTTGGCTTTCTTCAAAAGAATGGGTGATCGAGCCGGGTTATCATTTAGATTCACTCGTTACCCTCTCATACGCAAAAAACGCAAAAGAAGGTATAACGCTTAAGATTGAAGATGCCGTTCATCAAAGAGAAAATATGTTTATGCGAAGAATCACCGTATTAAACGATTCATATGAAGAAAAAAGGATCAAACTGTTCTTTCACCAAGATCTTTCAATATATGAGAATGAAGTGGGAGACACAGCCTACTTTGATCCTGAAAAATCTGTGATCATCCATTATAAGAAGAATCGTTACTTTCTTTTTACAGCATCATTCGATCAAAAGGGAATCGACCAGTACACAACAGGGGTGAAACGTTTTTTAAGTGCAGAAGGAACATGGAAAGATGCAGAAGATGGTCATCTTCATGTGAACCCGATCGCCCAAGGATCAGTGGATAGTACTTTCTCCGTACAAGGCATCGTTCCGCCACATGGAAAAGGAGACGTAAACTATGCTTTAACCGTTGGAAAAAGTAGAGAGGAAGTTTTTTCGCTTTACGATTACCTCATGGAGATCGGTCCATCTTTAACGTTAGATAAGATAGATGTGTACTGGAGGAGATGGGTTAATAAAACAAAGATCAATCCATGCAACCTTTCTGATGAACTTCTTGATCTATATAACAGGAGTTTACTGATCATTCGTACTCAAACGAATGAGAACGGCTATATTATTGCTGCGAACGATTCCGATATTCAGCATTATAACCGCGACCATTATAGTTACATGTGGCCAAGAGATGGGGCGTTAATAGCCGCTGCTGTCGCAAAAGCGGGCTTTCATGGAATGGTAAAGAATTTTTATCGCAGATGTGCGGATGTACTAACAAAAGAGGGGTACCTTCATCATAAATATAACCCCGACGGCTCGATCGGATCATCATGGCACCCTATGATCGACAAAGAAGGTTCTAGCCAGTTGCCAATTCAGGAAGATGAAACAGCGCTCGTACTGTGGGCATTTTGGGAGCATTATAAAGCAACAGGAGATATTGAGTTTGCTCAATCTCTCTATCGGTCATTAGTGCGTCCGAGTGCAAGATTCTTGCTTCAATATATGCAAGAAGAGCTAGACCTCCCGTTACCTTCTTATGATCTTTGGGAAGAAAGAAGAGGGATCTTTACCTTTACTGCTAGTTCTGTATATGGTGGCCTTATGGCTGCTTATTCTTTCGCGACACTTTTCGGCGAGGATGACCGAGCAGAAAGGTACAAGAAGGGGGCAGACCGAATAAAAGCTGGAATGGAGAAGCATTTATACGATGAGAGTTCAGGAAGATTTTTAAGAGGCATCTATCTGTTGGATGATAACGCTTATAAAAAAGACTTCACGATGGAATCAAGCATGTATGCTCTTTTTGCGTTCGGTGTATACCCTGCCGATGATGAACGTGTTGTCCGAACGATGCAGCAGATGAATGAAGAGCTGAGCATTAAGTCCGGTGTAGGCGGAATAGCAAGATACACGAATGACTATTACTTTCAACAAACGCATGATATGACAAGAGCGCCTGGGAATCCTTGGCTAATCTGTACGCTATGGCTTGCTAAATGGTATGTTCAATGTGCGAAGTCACTTCAAGATCTAGAGCGGCCGCATGAAATTTTACGCTGGGTTCACGAGCATAGTTTTTCTACAGGTGTTTTACCTGAACAACTGCACCCGTTTACGGGAGAGGCTTTGTCGGTTGCACCTCTCACCTGGTCACATGCCACATTTATTGATGTTCTCAAAGAATATACGAAAGTCTATGAGAAACTTTCACAAAACTCACTTGCTCGTTAG
- a CDS encoding sugar phosphate nucleotidyltransferase — protein sequence MKGVIMAGGKGTRLRPLTCNMPKPMVPMLHKPVMEYGIELLKKFGITDIAVTVHYLPDAIKNYFGDGRDFGVNLQYFVEDSPLGTAGSIKNAEEFLDERFIVISGDALTDFNLEKGIQFHEDNDSLATIFMKQVDSPLEYGVIMTNQEGKIIRFLEKPSWNEVFSDTVNTGIYVLEPEVFNYIEKDVPVDFSKDLFPLLMKEDKNLFGYQAEGYWSDIGSLQQYRQSHYDMLNGLVDLPFAGEEKEPGVWIGKNVFIEDGAEIEAPVSIADGAVIRKGSHIGKLSVVGKNSVVSSGSSLKKTVLWNDVFVGDQCELRGATIANGTKVEKDASVFEHAVVGNHCTIGKNATLKPDVKIWPEKEIFEEALVHTSIVWGKKATKSLFGSRGVSGIANVEITPDYIARLASAYGAVLPYGSQIIIASDSHDFSVMIKQSFIQGLHSSGVHTLDISPTVAPVVRFSIEEERLEGGVYVRFSNPTGEKQLMIEFYDNKGLPIHSDLERKIENAYWQEDYRRASFDRIGKGAVQANKHEDYISALLEEIQEKGIQEAKFRVVVNYNHQPYLNFIPNLYNRLNCEILTAPYQTKPEEMASFVRVTNANIGVLIGEAGETLRLITETGEVLDEETMLALYVFTAFSQGKQKEMAIPVYGSSALDSIAERLKGKLIRTKANPRSIMEVGDGVLNYQYDAQYAFVHILEIMAMQKITLSELVKMLPDVHMLREYVPCPKDKKGRVMRRLMEDIRDNNVELLDGIKVFHPEGGWTLILPDVEQPVFTVYSQNTDPEQAKQAASQYIEKIQLYQQV from the coding sequence ATGAAGGGTGTAATTATGGCTGGTGGAAAAGGGACACGATTAAGACCTCTTACATGCAATATGCCAAAACCAATGGTACCAATGCTTCACAAACCTGTGATGGAATATGGTATTGAACTTCTTAAAAAATTTGGCATTACAGATATCGCCGTTACCGTTCATTATTTACCAGACGCAATCAAAAATTATTTTGGTGATGGTCGCGATTTTGGTGTGAACCTTCAGTATTTTGTTGAAGATTCTCCTCTGGGAACAGCGGGGTCCATTAAGAATGCTGAGGAATTTTTAGATGAGCGTTTTATCGTGATATCAGGCGATGCGTTAACGGATTTCAACCTTGAAAAAGGTATTCAATTTCATGAAGATAACGATTCGCTCGCTACTATCTTCATGAAGCAAGTTGATTCGCCATTAGAATATGGTGTGATCATGACCAATCAAGAAGGAAAGATCATTCGATTTCTTGAGAAGCCAAGCTGGAATGAAGTCTTTAGTGATACGGTGAATACGGGGATCTATGTACTTGAACCAGAAGTATTTAATTATATTGAAAAAGATGTTCCAGTAGATTTTAGTAAGGATTTGTTTCCGCTACTTATGAAAGAGGATAAAAATTTGTTTGGCTATCAAGCAGAAGGCTATTGGTCTGATATAGGGAGCCTTCAGCAGTATCGCCAATCGCATTATGATATGTTGAACGGATTGGTGGATCTACCTTTTGCCGGAGAGGAAAAAGAGCCTGGTGTTTGGATTGGGAAGAATGTTTTTATTGAAGATGGAGCCGAGATTGAAGCGCCGGTAAGTATTGCAGATGGAGCGGTTATCCGAAAGGGATCACATATTGGCAAACTATCTGTTGTTGGAAAGAACAGTGTAGTAAGTTCTGGGAGTTCTTTAAAGAAAACGGTTTTATGGAACGATGTTTTTGTTGGAGATCAGTGCGAATTAAGAGGAGCAACGATCGCAAACGGTACGAAAGTAGAAAAAGATGCTTCTGTATTTGAACATGCTGTAGTCGGGAACCATTGTACGATCGGTAAAAACGCGACACTAAAGCCAGACGTAAAGATCTGGCCAGAAAAAGAAATCTTTGAAGAAGCTCTTGTTCACACCTCAATCGTATGGGGGAAAAAAGCTACAAAATCTCTGTTTGGATCGAGAGGGGTTTCTGGGATTGCGAACGTTGAGATCACACCAGATTATATCGCAAGACTTGCATCGGCCTATGGAGCTGTTCTTCCTTACGGGTCACAGATTATCATCGCAAGTGACTCACATGATTTTTCAGTTATGATTAAACAATCTTTTATTCAGGGTCTGCATTCTTCTGGTGTTCACACGCTTGATATCAGTCCTACTGTCGCACCAGTTGTCCGTTTCTCTATCGAAGAAGAACGCTTAGAGGGCGGTGTTTACGTAAGGTTCTCAAACCCTACGGGAGAAAAACAACTAATGATCGAATTCTATGATAACAAAGGGCTGCCGATTCATTCAGACCTTGAAAGAAAGATCGAGAATGCCTATTGGCAGGAAGATTATAGACGTGCTTCATTTGATCGTATTGGAAAAGGTGCCGTTCAGGCGAACAAACATGAAGATTACATTTCCGCTCTATTAGAAGAAATCCAAGAAAAGGGGATTCAAGAAGCTAAGTTTAGAGTTGTGGTAAATTACAATCATCAGCCTTATCTGAATTTTATCCCTAATCTTTATAACCGATTGAACTGTGAGATCCTGACTGCTCCATATCAGACGAAACCGGAGGAAATGGCATCCTTTGTAAGAGTTACAAATGCCAATATCGGGGTTTTGATCGGAGAAGCGGGTGAGACTTTGCGTCTCATTACAGAGACAGGTGAAGTGTTGGATGAAGAAACCATGCTTGCTCTCTATGTTTTCACAGCATTTTCTCAAGGTAAACAAAAAGAGATGGCTATCCCGGTATATGGATCATCTGCCCTAGATTCCATTGCAGAGCGTTTAAAAGGTAAGCTGATCCGTACGAAAGCTAATCCACGTTCTATCATGGAAGTAGGGGATGGGGTTCTAAATTATCAATACGACGCTCAATATGCGTTTGTACACATCTTAGAGATCATGGCAATGCAAAAGATCACATTATCTGAACTCGTGAAGATGCTTCCAGATGTGCATATGTTAAGAGAGTATGTGCCTTGCCCAAAAGATAAGAAAGGGCGAGTGATGCGCAGACTTATGGAAGATATCCGTGATAACAATGTAGAATTGCTGGATGGCATTAAAGTCTTTCATCCTGAAGGAGGATGGACGCTTATCCTTCCAGACGTAGAACAACCTGTTTTCACGGTGTACTCCCAGAATACGGATCCTGAACAAGCGAAACAAGCGGCATCACAATATATCGAAAAAATCCAGTTATATCAGCAGGTGTAA
- a CDS encoding 1,4-alpha-glucan branching protein domain-containing protein, producing the protein MSNGYFSLVLHAHLPYVRHKEANRLEERWVFEALTETYIPLLWVLEDQPETLSWTLSFSSPLLELLNDPVIQKRYLEHLDLTIKLVKKEKKHSTYKEEEKIIDFYEDRYKRIMETYQEFDCKVTDAYKHYMDLGKVNCITSSATHAFLPYIQTEQGVKAQIFAGVQTFEKYFGEKPKGFWLPECAYSPGVDKALADAGIQYTFVDEETLLRSKPVPSKGIGAPVYSPHGIALFSRNQCISETIWNSSVGYPGDFDYREFYRDVAYERENDYIKSFIHPEGIRVDTGLKYWRITGKTENKDWYHREWALNKVQDHAHDFCHRITEYLHTNEQSYPPQLITAPFDAELFGHWWFEGPEFLLQSMKVSTKQNITWITPQEFLTRHYQDLETVRPCFSTWGRNQTGEVWLNESNAWMYRHLHHCERKLVELAARLSHDEPNIVVERYADQMVREWMLAVSSDWAFIIEGNSATEYAKSRFQEHIERFHELNRSIDNKTYHLSEIADYENQYPFMLKTGLWHFFKNKHDEYVASHYSEQKAKGKKKILMLSWEFPPMVVGGLARHVFDLSRKLVEQGTDVYVITSSVPGYPEHEVNNGVHVYRVAGKQPNFESFFHWTGSLNMAITEQALALANKFDFDCIHAHDWLVSVSALAIKKQLNIPLITTIHATEHGRNNGITSPLQYEINQKEWELMDGSDSLIVCSDYMKNELTGVFSIPEDKITILPNGIDPEQITFQTGTFIEDTRNEQELLLFSVGRLVKEKGFQTIIEAADILRNRGKQVRFVIAGKGPLMDELKEMIRQKNLEEFVHLAGFVSDAKRNEYFAKADAALFPSHYEPFGIVALEGMASGKLTIVSDTGGLREIVDHEKTGLKVYPNDPDSIVWAVEYILSNRERCQDIAKNGEEIARTVFSWDSIAEKTAELYKTEQNKTTKVGGIV; encoded by the coding sequence ATGTCTAACGGGTATTTTTCATTAGTCTTGCACGCTCACCTTCCTTATGTGAGGCATAAAGAAGCGAATCGATTAGAGGAAAGATGGGTATTTGAGGCACTTACTGAGACATATATCCCGTTATTATGGGTACTCGAAGATCAGCCTGAAACCTTGTCTTGGACCTTATCATTCTCCTCTCCTTTATTGGAGTTATTGAACGATCCAGTCATTCAAAAACGTTACCTAGAACATTTAGACCTTACGATAAAACTTGTTAAAAAAGAAAAAAAGCATTCTACCTATAAGGAAGAAGAAAAGATTATCGATTTTTACGAAGATCGTTATAAAAGAATCATGGAAACCTATCAAGAATTCGATTGTAAAGTTACAGATGCCTATAAACACTATATGGATCTTGGGAAGGTTAATTGCATCACTTCCTCTGCAACCCACGCATTCCTTCCCTATATTCAAACTGAGCAAGGAGTTAAAGCACAAATCTTTGCTGGCGTTCAAACATTTGAAAAGTATTTTGGTGAAAAACCTAAAGGGTTCTGGCTCCCAGAATGTGCATACTCTCCTGGAGTAGATAAAGCGTTAGCTGATGCAGGTATTCAATATACTTTTGTAGATGAAGAAACTCTACTCAGAAGTAAGCCTGTTCCATCTAAAGGAATTGGAGCTCCTGTTTACTCTCCACATGGGATAGCATTGTTCTCAAGAAATCAATGTATCTCAGAAACGATATGGAACTCTTCTGTTGGTTATCCTGGCGATTTTGATTATCGAGAGTTTTATCGAGATGTTGCGTATGAACGAGAAAATGATTATATAAAGAGCTTCATTCATCCAGAAGGGATTCGAGTCGATACTGGATTAAAGTATTGGAGAATAACTGGGAAAACCGAGAACAAAGACTGGTACCATAGAGAATGGGCATTAAATAAAGTGCAAGATCATGCTCATGATTTTTGTCATCGAATTACAGAATATTTACATACCAACGAACAATCTTACCCTCCTCAACTAATAACTGCACCATTTGATGCAGAGCTATTTGGACACTGGTGGTTTGAAGGACCGGAATTTTTACTTCAATCCATGAAAGTTTCAACGAAACAAAACATCACGTGGATCACACCTCAAGAATTTCTAACAAGACATTATCAAGATTTAGAGACAGTTAGACCATGCTTTTCAACATGGGGCAGAAACCAAACAGGTGAAGTATGGCTGAATGAGTCAAATGCTTGGATGTATAGACACTTGCATCACTGTGAAAGAAAGCTGGTCGAACTCGCAGCACGTCTTTCGCATGATGAACCAAACATCGTTGTTGAACGATATGCAGATCAGATGGTTCGTGAATGGATGCTTGCTGTCAGTTCTGATTGGGCTTTTATCATTGAAGGTAATAGTGCTACAGAATATGCAAAGTCAAGATTTCAAGAGCATATCGAGAGGTTTCATGAACTGAATCGCTCGATTGATAATAAAACATATCATCTTTCCGAGATAGCAGACTATGAAAACCAATACCCATTCATGCTTAAAACAGGTTTGTGGCACTTCTTTAAGAATAAACATGATGAGTATGTGGCGTCTCATTATAGTGAACAAAAGGCTAAAGGCAAAAAGAAGATATTAATGCTTTCATGGGAATTCCCTCCTATGGTAGTAGGTGGCTTAGCACGGCATGTATTCGATCTTTCTAGAAAATTGGTCGAGCAAGGAACGGATGTATATGTCATTACTTCGTCTGTCCCAGGATATCCGGAACATGAAGTGAATAATGGTGTTCATGTATACCGAGTTGCTGGTAAACAGCCGAATTTTGAGTCGTTTTTCCATTGGACTGGGAGTTTGAATATGGCCATCACTGAACAAGCGCTGGCATTAGCAAATAAGTTTGATTTTGACTGCATTCACGCACATGATTGGCTCGTTTCCGTTTCTGCACTAGCCATTAAAAAACAATTGAACATCCCTTTGATCACTACTATTCATGCAACAGAACATGGTAGAAACAACGGGATCACATCACCTCTACAATACGAGATCAATCAGAAGGAATGGGAACTAATGGATGGATCAGACAGTCTGATCGTGTGCAGTGACTATATGAAAAATGAGCTAACAGGAGTTTTTAGCATACCTGAAGATAAGATAACGATTCTTCCAAACGGAATTGATCCAGAGCAGATCACATTTCAAACAGGTACTTTTATAGAAGATACGAGAAACGAACAAGAACTTCTTCTTTTTTCAGTTGGCAGGCTTGTAAAAGAAAAAGGATTCCAAACGATCATTGAGGCTGCAGATATTTTAAGGAATAGGGGCAAACAAGTCAGATTTGTAATAGCTGGAAAAGGTCCTTTAATGGATGAACTAAAAGAAATGATCAGACAGAAGAATCTAGAGGAGTTTGTTCATCTGGCAGGATTCGTTAGCGATGCGAAACGGAATGAATATTTTGCAAAAGCTGATGCTGCCCTTTTTCCAAGTCATTATGAACCATTCGGCATTGTTGCACTTGAAGGGATGGCGTCCGGAAAACTGACCATCGTTTCTGATACGGGTGGATTAAGGGAAATTGTTGATCATGAAAAGACAGGGCTAAAAGTATATCCGAACGATCCAGATAGTATTGTGTGGGCTGTAGAATATATCCTTAGCAACCGTGAACGCTGCCAAGACATAGCTAAAAACGGCGAGGAAATAGCTAGAACCGTTTTCAGTTGGGATTCTATTGCAGAAAAGACTGCAGAACTATATAAGACAGAACAAAATAAAACAACAAAAGTGGGAGGTATTGTTTAA
- a CDS encoding DUF4912 domain-containing protein — MNLIEDIVKLKENGLTLQEIAQRMNMSLGKVQYRWNKYRQQQTPSNHEISSQPVLKKEKWSMPFEYEEANVHLMPRTPDSLYAYWSFSESTKQMAEHHFRTKWEELPSILKIYDVTDIDFFGHNAHRTFEVELPSMTNNWFVHSLEPGRTYIADIGTRTFDGSFFTLLRSNPVETSPSLYNSFHDEKIDRWKHQSVEQPEWLENFSTYSYYQKIR; from the coding sequence ATGAACTTGATCGAAGATATTGTGAAATTAAAGGAAAATGGCTTAACTCTCCAAGAAATCGCACAAAGAATGAACATGTCTTTAGGAAAGGTTCAGTATCGCTGGAATAAATACCGGCAGCAGCAAACGCCATCGAATCATGAAATTTCATCTCAACCCGTTCTTAAAAAAGAGAAGTGGTCGATGCCCTTTGAATATGAAGAGGCTAATGTTCATTTGATGCCAAGAACCCCGGATAGTTTGTATGCTTATTGGAGTTTTTCTGAATCAACAAAACAGATGGCAGAACATCATTTTCGCACAAAGTGGGAAGAGCTTCCTTCGATACTAAAAATCTATGACGTAACGGACATTGATTTCTTCGGACATAATGCTCACCGGACGTTTGAGGTAGAGCTTCCGTCGATGACTAACAATTGGTTCGTTCACTCCTTAGAACCTGGAAGAACATATATCGCTGATATAGGTACGCGTACGTTTGATGGAAGTTTTTTCACACTGTTACGATCAAATCCTGTCGAGACCAGTCCTTCTCTTTATAATAGTTTTCATGATGAAAAGATCGACAGATGGAAACACCAAAGTGTTGAACAGCCGGAATGGCTAGAAAATTTTTCGACCTATTCATATTATCAAAAAATTAGATAG